The proteins below come from a single Orcinus orca chromosome 6, mOrcOrc1.1, whole genome shotgun sequence genomic window:
- the LOC101278160 gene encoding protein FAM205A isoform X2, protein MLSPTFVLWDLGFPLYTYGSIFIIILIVWQVKKCYHGLTLEHKRSCCQRHRKVRQRARDAASRARRHSREEAEKPWELLSVMRSQGWLPQEGSVRQILCADPCCQTCNAVALEIQQVVHARRQLEFRLQRQLIHHRWGLPQKIQQSIQLLLSPTNQQTMSRSSTSLDSVNGSRPTSLETAGADDSFSPIVDPVTVPMPHLFDQAKAILQSHIDSKCGQIHQGNVPACVYSSWECIIPGGLEVTPFTCIPESKPLEPQAASDPDLQQKITPWMLTALDQQQQTSPDAVIEHPKLPRALSEDSIEKLETTLRHKYLAFLSGLPAPYYVALSRDMAPAITSQAMITEMVPGPIEFPTEPLTQMTSPEEQGLSPGSGFQDANKACADIADEVQAEVQAEEVIEMVPLESQAEPARPSSLGEHKLAKLNFHLRNKMLEMQLGIPITARKSRKQIVAASENICTQESLGSLNNQGNTLLQELPIPRDMPRAPDPECLYSKEQLATELKAAYQKQKQPSSSAVSHGSVHWASNISQPSGDLTEAQVLCGQLEASVNNHNLKEPWSPESQSPDKSKDSAQVPTLAEKREEPGKPKSAGDHREGDAGFAVSSTREKSHSAEAQRPEGMLLKGTPCSPWRRRHRFHPDAPCQHSPQHRPQLKPPELPPGVPGGKDSEKNDLQESQAKLNVILKPARVPEKAQPVVPQVSQGQPFLGQLTPGKPSQGRTLQGQVFQGQVMQGRTHKRPSFPESGWRNKMKSFLHFINPKTKGKGREESMSSTSEKVANTRKENVGKSLASAKSPKGQTKMEKTRGDPKAQFPPTGKQVGLAFLDVLRSPDSKLRHRPRSHQLHSASVPGIPCCRPRHRP, encoded by the exons ATGTTGAGCCCGACTTTTGTTCTGTGGGATTTGGGGTTTCCCTTATATACCTATGGCTCCATCTTCATTATTATCCTAATTGTCTGGCAAGTGAAAAAGTGTTACCATGGATTAACATTGGAACATAAAAGGAGCTGCTGCCAG CGTCACCGAAAAGTCAGACAAAGGGCTAGAGATGCAGCATCAAGAG CTAGGAGACATTCCCGGGAAGAAGCTGAGAAGCCGTGGGAGCTGCTCTCTGTCATGAGAAG CCAGGGCTGGCTTCCTCAGGAGGGGAGCGTGCGGCAGATCCTGTGTGCAGATCCCTGCTGCCAAACCTGCAACGCTGTGGCTCTGGAGATTCAGCAGGTGGTG CATGCCAGGAGACAGCTGGAATTCCGCCTCCAGAGACAGTTGATTCACCACCGCTGGGGCCTGCCGCAGAAGATACAACAGTCCATTCAATTGCTCCTGTCCCCCACTAATCAGCAGACTATGTCCCGGAGCAGCACATCCCTAGACAGTGTGAATGGCTCCCGGCCTACATCTCTAGAGACCGCTGGGGCTGATGACTCATTCTCACCCATTGTGGACCCAGTGACAGTCCCCATGCCACACTTGTTTGACCAGGCCAAGGCAATATTGCAAAGCCATATCGACTCCAAATGTGGGCAGATTCACCAGGGCAACGTCCCTGCCTGTGTATATAGCTCTTGGGAGTGCATAATTCCTGGGGGCCTGGAAGTGACTCCCTTCACCTGCATCCCAGAAAGCAAGCCCCTGGAACCACAGGCAGCAAGTGACCCGGACCTACAACAGAAAATTACACCCTGGATGCTGACAGCCCTTGATCAGCAGCAACAAACCTCACCAGATGCTGTCATTGAACATCCTAAGCTGCCCCGAGCCCTGTCTGAGGACTCCATTGAGAAACTGGAGACAACTTTACGGCACAAGTATCTGGCCTTCTTGTCAGGGCTGCCGGCTCCTTATTATGTGGCTCTCTCTAGGGACATGGCCCCAGCAATCACTTCCCAAGCTATGATCACAGAGATGGTACCTGGGCCTATCGAATTCCCAACAGAACCTCTGACTCAGATGACCTCACCTGAAGAGCAGGGTCTAAGTCCTGGGTCAGGCTTTCAAGATGCCAACAAGGCTTGTGCAGACATTGCAGATGAAGTCCAGGCTGAAGTGCAGGCGGAAGAAGTAATTGAGATGGTGCCTCTAGAAAGTCAGGCAGAGCCTGCGAGGCCCTCCTCACTTGGAGAACACAAATTGGCCAAACTAAATTTCCATCTGAGAAATAAGATGCTAGAGATGCAACTGGGAATTCCCATAACGGCAAGGAAGTCCAGGAAACAAATTGTAGCAGCCTCAGAGAACATATGCACACAGGAGTCTCTTGGGAGTCTAAACAACCAAGGAAACACACTGCTCCAGGAACTCCCCATCCCACGAGATATGCCACGTGCCCCAGATCCAGAATGCCTCTATTCCAAAGAACAGCTGGCCACTGAGTTGAAGGCAGCGTATCAGAAACAGAAGCAACCCAGTTCCAGTGCAGTATCCCACGGTTCTGTCCACTGGGCCTCCAATATCTCGCAACCCAGTGGGGACCTGACAGAGGCCCAGGTGCTTTGTGGTCAGCTGGAGGCCAGTGTGAACAACCACAACctgaaggagccctggagccctgAGTCCCAAAGCCCTGACAAGAGCAAGGACTCAGCCCAAGTACCCACACTggcagaaaagagagaggagcCAGGCAAACCCAAATCGGCCGGGGACCACAGAGAAGGGGATGCCGGGTTTGCAGTCTCCTCCACAAGAGAGAAAAGCCACTCTGCTGAAGCCCAGAGGCCAGAAGGGATGCTTCTGAAAGGGACACCCTGCAGCCCCTGGCGACGGAGACATCGCTTTCACCCTGATGCTCCCTGTCAACACAGTCCCCAGCATCGCCCTCAGCTTAAACCCCCAGAGCTACCTCCTGGAGTCCCTGGGGGGAAAGACTCTGAGAAGAATGACCTGCAAGAGAGTCAAGCCAAGCTCAATGTCATCCTCAAACCAGCAAGGGTTCCTGAGAAGGCCCAGCCTGTGGTGCCCCAGGTGTCACAGGGCCAGCCTTTCCTAGGCCAGCTCACTCCGGGTAAGCCGTCGCAGGGCCGAACTTTACAAGGTCAGGTTTTTCAGGGGCAGGTGATGCAAGGCCGTACTCACAAGAGGCCCAGCTTTCCAGAATCTGGCTGGAGAAATAAGATGAAATCTTTTCTGCACTTTATTAACCCCAAGACAAAAGGCAAAGGGCGTGAGGAATCCATGTCCTCCACATCTGAGAAAGTGGCCAAcaccagaaaagaaaatgtgggaaAGAGCCTGGCTTCAGCCAAAAGTCCCAAGGGGCAAACTAAGATGGAGAAGACAAGAGGGGACCCTAAGGCCCAATTTCCGCCCACTGGGAAGCAGGTGGGCTTGGCGTTCTTGGATGTGCTCCGCTCCCCAGACAGTAAGCTCCGGCACCGCCCCCGCTCCCATCAACTCCACTCTGCCTCAGTCCCGGGCATCCCCTGCTGCCGCCCTCGGCACCGTCCTTGA
- the LOC101278160 gene encoding protein FAM205A isoform X1: MLSPTFVLWDLGFPLYTYGSIFIIILIVWQVKKCYHGLTLEHKRSCCQRHRKVRQRARDAASRARRHSREEAEKPWELLSVMRSQGWLPQEGSVRQILCADPCCQTCNAVALEIQQVVQHARRQLEFRLQRQLIHHRWGLPQKIQQSIQLLLSPTNQQTMSRSSTSLDSVNGSRPTSLETAGADDSFSPIVDPVTVPMPHLFDQAKAILQSHIDSKCGQIHQGNVPACVYSSWECIIPGGLEVTPFTCIPESKPLEPQAASDPDLQQKITPWMLTALDQQQQTSPDAVIEHPKLPRALSEDSIEKLETTLRHKYLAFLSGLPAPYYVALSRDMAPAITSQAMITEMVPGPIEFPTEPLTQMTSPEEQGLSPGSGFQDANKACADIADEVQAEVQAEEVIEMVPLESQAEPARPSSLGEHKLAKLNFHLRNKMLEMQLGIPITARKSRKQIVAASENICTQESLGSLNNQGNTLLQELPIPRDMPRAPDPECLYSKEQLATELKAAYQKQKQPSSSAVSHGSVHWASNISQPSGDLTEAQVLCGQLEASVNNHNLKEPWSPESQSPDKSKDSAQVPTLAEKREEPGKPKSAGDHREGDAGFAVSSTREKSHSAEAQRPEGMLLKGTPCSPWRRRHRFHPDAPCQHSPQHRPQLKPPELPPGVPGGKDSEKNDLQESQAKLNVILKPARVPEKAQPVVPQVSQGQPFLGQLTPGKPSQGRTLQGQVFQGQVMQGRTHKRPSFPESGWRNKMKSFLHFINPKTKGKGREESMSSTSEKVANTRKENVGKSLASAKSPKGQTKMEKTRGDPKAQFPPTGKQVGLAFLDVLRSPDSKLRHRPRSHQLHSASVPGIPCCRPRHRP, from the exons ATGTTGAGCCCGACTTTTGTTCTGTGGGATTTGGGGTTTCCCTTATATACCTATGGCTCCATCTTCATTATTATCCTAATTGTCTGGCAAGTGAAAAAGTGTTACCATGGATTAACATTGGAACATAAAAGGAGCTGCTGCCAG CGTCACCGAAAAGTCAGACAAAGGGCTAGAGATGCAGCATCAAGAG CTAGGAGACATTCCCGGGAAGAAGCTGAGAAGCCGTGGGAGCTGCTCTCTGTCATGAGAAG CCAGGGCTGGCTTCCTCAGGAGGGGAGCGTGCGGCAGATCCTGTGTGCAGATCCCTGCTGCCAAACCTGCAACGCTGTGGCTCTGGAGATTCAGCAGGTGGTG CAGCATGCCAGGAGACAGCTGGAATTCCGCCTCCAGAGACAGTTGATTCACCACCGCTGGGGCCTGCCGCAGAAGATACAACAGTCCATTCAATTGCTCCTGTCCCCCACTAATCAGCAGACTATGTCCCGGAGCAGCACATCCCTAGACAGTGTGAATGGCTCCCGGCCTACATCTCTAGAGACCGCTGGGGCTGATGACTCATTCTCACCCATTGTGGACCCAGTGACAGTCCCCATGCCACACTTGTTTGACCAGGCCAAGGCAATATTGCAAAGCCATATCGACTCCAAATGTGGGCAGATTCACCAGGGCAACGTCCCTGCCTGTGTATATAGCTCTTGGGAGTGCATAATTCCTGGGGGCCTGGAAGTGACTCCCTTCACCTGCATCCCAGAAAGCAAGCCCCTGGAACCACAGGCAGCAAGTGACCCGGACCTACAACAGAAAATTACACCCTGGATGCTGACAGCCCTTGATCAGCAGCAACAAACCTCACCAGATGCTGTCATTGAACATCCTAAGCTGCCCCGAGCCCTGTCTGAGGACTCCATTGAGAAACTGGAGACAACTTTACGGCACAAGTATCTGGCCTTCTTGTCAGGGCTGCCGGCTCCTTATTATGTGGCTCTCTCTAGGGACATGGCCCCAGCAATCACTTCCCAAGCTATGATCACAGAGATGGTACCTGGGCCTATCGAATTCCCAACAGAACCTCTGACTCAGATGACCTCACCTGAAGAGCAGGGTCTAAGTCCTGGGTCAGGCTTTCAAGATGCCAACAAGGCTTGTGCAGACATTGCAGATGAAGTCCAGGCTGAAGTGCAGGCGGAAGAAGTAATTGAGATGGTGCCTCTAGAAAGTCAGGCAGAGCCTGCGAGGCCCTCCTCACTTGGAGAACACAAATTGGCCAAACTAAATTTCCATCTGAGAAATAAGATGCTAGAGATGCAACTGGGAATTCCCATAACGGCAAGGAAGTCCAGGAAACAAATTGTAGCAGCCTCAGAGAACATATGCACACAGGAGTCTCTTGGGAGTCTAAACAACCAAGGAAACACACTGCTCCAGGAACTCCCCATCCCACGAGATATGCCACGTGCCCCAGATCCAGAATGCCTCTATTCCAAAGAACAGCTGGCCACTGAGTTGAAGGCAGCGTATCAGAAACAGAAGCAACCCAGTTCCAGTGCAGTATCCCACGGTTCTGTCCACTGGGCCTCCAATATCTCGCAACCCAGTGGGGACCTGACAGAGGCCCAGGTGCTTTGTGGTCAGCTGGAGGCCAGTGTGAACAACCACAACctgaaggagccctggagccctgAGTCCCAAAGCCCTGACAAGAGCAAGGACTCAGCCCAAGTACCCACACTggcagaaaagagagaggagcCAGGCAAACCCAAATCGGCCGGGGACCACAGAGAAGGGGATGCCGGGTTTGCAGTCTCCTCCACAAGAGAGAAAAGCCACTCTGCTGAAGCCCAGAGGCCAGAAGGGATGCTTCTGAAAGGGACACCCTGCAGCCCCTGGCGACGGAGACATCGCTTTCACCCTGATGCTCCCTGTCAACACAGTCCCCAGCATCGCCCTCAGCTTAAACCCCCAGAGCTACCTCCTGGAGTCCCTGGGGGGAAAGACTCTGAGAAGAATGACCTGCAAGAGAGTCAAGCCAAGCTCAATGTCATCCTCAAACCAGCAAGGGTTCCTGAGAAGGCCCAGCCTGTGGTGCCCCAGGTGTCACAGGGCCAGCCTTTCCTAGGCCAGCTCACTCCGGGTAAGCCGTCGCAGGGCCGAACTTTACAAGGTCAGGTTTTTCAGGGGCAGGTGATGCAAGGCCGTACTCACAAGAGGCCCAGCTTTCCAGAATCTGGCTGGAGAAATAAGATGAAATCTTTTCTGCACTTTATTAACCCCAAGACAAAAGGCAAAGGGCGTGAGGAATCCATGTCCTCCACATCTGAGAAAGTGGCCAAcaccagaaaagaaaatgtgggaaAGAGCCTGGCTTCAGCCAAAAGTCCCAAGGGGCAAACTAAGATGGAGAAGACAAGAGGGGACCCTAAGGCCCAATTTCCGCCCACTGGGAAGCAGGTGGGCTTGGCGTTCTTGGATGTGCTCCGCTCCCCAGACAGTAAGCTCCGGCACCGCCCCCGCTCCCATCAACTCCACTCTGCCTCAGTCCCGGGCATCCCCTGCTGCCGCCCTCGGCACCGTCCTTGA